A single window of Columba livia isolate bColLiv1 breed racing homer chromosome 16, bColLiv1.pat.W.v2, whole genome shotgun sequence DNA harbors:
- the LOC110355730 gene encoding multiple epidermal growth factor-like domains protein 6 isoform X3: MHIIPSSTMRPGVFLLLGLLVLRADLGTAPEETGGQPHKPGRCPRDFTRCLRLEPPLCANDSSCPGWHKCCPRECRLRCTPPAEEKPGTCPAAAPEGLFYPCAFPCLEDRDCLGAQKCCPLRCGVACLEPLQERPKPGECPAAQSGPSGTCRERCRGDSDCPDAQKCCNSSCGHQCLPPAPVVKPGTCPASPAPDTDRPCRDACAHDSDCPGSAKCCPLACGLACLPPSHEDASPAPATPQPLHQWRCHQDQDCPPPEVCCHQRCSAECHTHGRGVPTADPAWQEGTNCWSDGDCGDGETCCGGRCAGLCSAEHQEKPGICPPAEETPTAAAPCGPSCAGDGQCPGAQKCCSSRCGHECLAPERGEGTVTGTAVPHTAGRAGKPPVGHCPGWGCRRAGAQSGWVPAARGVPLPAPAAPSRPFQTNPASARRCGRGGHRSRARSRTPAATTGTVPGRRSAASPAVPCAALVLPEITPGSVPRHSPAGTPGAGTGADAWTTASAGERKSAATPAAAGTAWPCPERAGAGPAAGVCRSARPTRSVPGDRGAPAPAAAASAWKFPEVEWECAPSPGRGERAWTCAALTKSVPGATSAAATAVAMSAQQPLCKNMMPQLCHSMVPSSAQRSARLTRSVPGDRGAPAPAAAAYARTPLEAEKERALSPGAVGHVWSCAASTRSVPGATSAAATAAATSAHGCLVILRDRRAAAWWQADTFVGGLRVVTGPSWPVPSLPPPAIKHTHGCLQPLLILSSTRPAPPGPGTGPCVPGAAPAAPGAHWGRDDPTRGGVTGPLMRCRHSPGAGCGTGTTPGNH; the protein is encoded by the exons ATGCACAtcatccccagcagcaccatgagGCCGGGGGTTTTCctcctcctggggctcctcGTCCTCAGGGCAGATCTGGGCACTGCACCAGAGGAGACAGGCG ggcaacCGCACAAGCCGGGAAGGTGCCCACGGGATTTCACACGCTGCTTGCGCCTGGAACCCCCACTCTGTGCCAACGACTCCAGCTGCCCCGGCTGGCACAAGTGCTGCCCCCGGGAGTGCCGGCTCCGCTGCACCCCCCCAGCAGAAG AGAAACCCGGCACCTGCCCGGCAGCGGCCCCCGAGGGACTGTTCTACCCTTGCGCCTTCCCCTGCCTGGAGGACAGGGACTGCCTGGGAGCGCAGAAGTGCTGCCCGCTGCGCTGCGGCGTCGCCTGCCTGGAGCCGCTGCAGG AACGACCCAAACCCGGGGAGTGCCCTGCGGCGCAGTCGGGGCCGTCGGGGACGTGCCGGGAGCGGTGCCGAGGCGACAGCGACTGTCCCGACGCGCAGAAATgctgcaacagcagctgtggCCACCAGTGTCTGCCACCAGCCCCGGTCG TGAAACCCGGCAcctgccccgccagccccgcaccGGACACCGACCGGCCGTGCCGGGATGCCTGCGCCCACGACAGCGACTGCCCCGGCAGTGCCAAGTGCTGCCCCCTCGCCTGCGGGCTCGCCTGCCTGCCCCCTTCGCACG AGGACGCCAGCCCTGCCCCGGCCACTCCGCAGCCGCTCCACCAGTGGAGGTGCCATCAGGACCAGGACTGTCCCCCGCCTGAGGTGTGCTGTCACCAGCGGTGCAGCGCGGAGTGTCACACACATGGACGAG GGGTCCCCACGGCCGACCCAGCCTGGCAGGAGGGGACAAATTGCTGGAGCGACGGCGACTGCGGCGATGGGGAGACGTGCTGCGGCGGCCGGTGCGCGGGGTTGTGCAGCGCTGAACACCAAG aGAAACCGGGCATCTGTCCCCCGGCCGAGGAGACACCGACCGCCGCGGCCCCGTGCGGCCCCTCCTGCGCTGGGGACGGGCAGTGTCCGGGCGCTCAgaagtgctgcagcagcaggtgcgGTCACGAGTGCTTGGCCCCCGAACGAGGTGAGGGGACAGTCACTGGGACAGCGGTGCCACACACGGCCGGGCGCGCTGGCAAACCTCCCGTGGGGCATTGCCCGGGGTGGGGCTGCCGCCGGGCGGGTGCTCAGTCAGGGTGGGTGCCCGCAGCGCGAGGGGTGCCTCTccctgcccctgctgccccttCCCGCCCCTTTCAGACAAACCCGGCAAGTGCCCGAAGGTGCGGCCGCGGCGGCCACCGGAGTCGTGCGCGGAGCAGGACTCCTGCAGCCACGACAGGGACTGTCCCCGGCAGGAGAAGTGCTGCTTCTCCGGCTGTGCCATGCGCTGCGCTCGTCCTGCCAGAG ATCACCCCGGGGAGTGtcccccggcacagccctgctgggacCCCCGGCGCAGGCACAGGAGCCGATGCCTGGACGACAGCGTCTGCCGGCGAGAGGAAAAGTGCTGCGACACCGGCTGCGGCTGGGACTGCGTGGCCATGCCCAGAG AGagcgggggcggggccagcaGCTGGTGTGTGCAGGAGTGCGAGGCCGACGCGCAGTGTCCCCGGGGACAGAGGTGCACCAGCACCGGCTGCGGCCGCGTCTGCATGGAAATTCCCGGAG GTAGAGTGGGAGTGTGCCCCATCCCCAGGGAGGGGGGAACGTGCCTGGACCTGTGCAGCTTTGACGAAGAGTGTCCCTGGGGCCACAAGTGCTGCAGCAACGGCTGTGGCCATGTCTGCACAGCAGCCTCTCTGCAAG AATATGATGCCACAGTTGTGCCACAGCATGGTGCCAAGCAGTGCACAGAGGAGTGCGAGGCTGACTCGCAgtgtccctggggacagaggtgcacCCGCACCAGCTGCGGCCGCGTATGCACGGACACCCCTGGAG GCAGAGAAGGAGCGtgccctgtccccaggggcCGTGGGACATGTGTGGAGCTGTGCAGCCTCGACGAGGAGTGTCCCTGGGGCCACAAGTGCTGCAGCAACGGCTGCGGCCACATCTGCACACGGGTGCTTGGTG ATCCTGCGTgacagaagagcagcagcttgGTGGCAGGCAGACACTTTCGTTGGGGGACTAAGGGTGGTCACAGGTCCCAGCTGGCCTGTCCCCTCCCTACCACCTCCAGCAATAAAGCACACACATGGCTGCCTCCAGCCACTCCTCATTCTCAGCAGTACCAGGCCGGCACCACCAGGCCCTGGGACAGGCCCTTGTGTtcctggagcagccccagcagcacctggggCTCACTGGGGAAGGGATGATCCCACCAGGGGTGGTGTTACAGGGCCACTGATGAGGtgcaggcacagccctggggcaggCTGTGGGACGGGTACCACCCCAGGCAACCACTGA
- the LOC110355730 gene encoding nascent polypeptide-associated complex subunit alpha, muscle-specific form-like isoform X2 yields MHIIPSSTMRPGVFLLLGLLVLRADLGTAPEETGGQPHKPGRCPRDFTRCLRLEPPLCANDSSCPGWHKCCPRECRLRCTPPAEEKPGTCPAAAPEGLFYPCAFPCLEDRDCLGAQKCCPLRCGVACLEPLQERPKPGECPAAQSGPSGTCRERCRGDSDCPDAQKCCNSSCGHQCLPPAPVVKPGTCPASPAPDTDRPCRDACAHDSDCPGSAKCCPLACGLACLPPSHEDASPAPATPQPLHQWRCHQDQDCPPPEVCCHQRCSAECHTHGRGVPTADPAWQEGTNCWSDGDCGDGETCCGGRCAGLCSAEHQGGTRRVTESGELWSPGRPASARPTPGCSPPTTAEPGVGAMPSAPASRSAACAAATTSACPRPKRNRASVPRPRRHRPPRPRAAPPALGTGSVRALRSAAAAGAVTSAWPPNETNPASARRCGRGGHRSRARSRTPAATTGTVPGRRSAASPAVPCAALVLPEITPGSVPRHSPAGTPGAGTGADAWTTASAGERKSAATPAAAGTAWPCPERAGAGPAAGVCRSARPTRSVPGDRGAPAPAAAASAWKFPEVEWECAPSPGRGERAWTCAALTKSVPGATSAAATAVAMSAQQPLCKNMMPQLCHSMVPSSAQRSARLTRSVPGDRGAPAPAAAAYARTPLEAEKERALSPGAVGHVWSCAASTRSVPGATSAAATAAATSAHGCLVILRDRRAAAWWQADTFVGGLRVVTGPSWPVPSLPPPAIKHTHGCLQPLLILSSTRPAPPGPGTGPCVPGAAPAAPGAHWGRDDPTRGGVTGPLMRCRHSPGAGCGTGTTPGNH; encoded by the exons ATGCACAtcatccccagcagcaccatgagGCCGGGGGTTTTCctcctcctggggctcctcGTCCTCAGGGCAGATCTGGGCACTGCACCAGAGGAGACAGGCG ggcaacCGCACAAGCCGGGAAGGTGCCCACGGGATTTCACACGCTGCTTGCGCCTGGAACCCCCACTCTGTGCCAACGACTCCAGCTGCCCCGGCTGGCACAAGTGCTGCCCCCGGGAGTGCCGGCTCCGCTGCACCCCCCCAGCAGAAG AGAAACCCGGCACCTGCCCGGCAGCGGCCCCCGAGGGACTGTTCTACCCTTGCGCCTTCCCCTGCCTGGAGGACAGGGACTGCCTGGGAGCGCAGAAGTGCTGCCCGCTGCGCTGCGGCGTCGCCTGCCTGGAGCCGCTGCAGG AACGACCCAAACCCGGGGAGTGCCCTGCGGCGCAGTCGGGGCCGTCGGGGACGTGCCGGGAGCGGTGCCGAGGCGACAGCGACTGTCCCGACGCGCAGAAATgctgcaacagcagctgtggCCACCAGTGTCTGCCACCAGCCCCGGTCG TGAAACCCGGCAcctgccccgccagccccgcaccGGACACCGACCGGCCGTGCCGGGATGCCTGCGCCCACGACAGCGACTGCCCCGGCAGTGCCAAGTGCTGCCCCCTCGCCTGCGGGCTCGCCTGCCTGCCCCCTTCGCACG AGGACGCCAGCCCTGCCCCGGCCACTCCGCAGCCGCTCCACCAGTGGAGGTGCCATCAGGACCAGGACTGTCCCCCGCCTGAGGTGTGCTGTCACCAGCGGTGCAGCGCGGAGTGTCACACACATGGACGAG GGGTCCCCACGGCCGACCCAGCCTGGCAGGAGGGGACAAATTGCTGGAGCGACGGCGACTGCGGCGATGGGGAGACGTGCTGCGGCGGCCGGTGCGCGGGGTTGTGCAGCGCTGAACACCAAGGTGGGACGCGCAGGGTGACCGAGTCCGGAGAGCTGTGGAGCCCG GGAAGGCCGGCTTCTGCCCGGCCCACGCCGGGCTGTTCCCCACCTACGACTGCAGAGCCTGGTGTCGGCGCGATGCCGAGTGCCCCGGCGAGCAGAAGTGCTGCCTGCGCGGCTGCGACTACGTCTGCCTGTCCCCGTCCCAAG aGAAACCGGGCATCTGTCCCCCGGCCGAGGAGACACCGACCGCCGCGGCCCCGTGCGGCCCCTCCTGCGCTGGGGACGGGCAGTGTCCGGGCGCTCAgaagtgctgcagcagcaggtgcgGTCACGAGTGCTTGGCCCCCGAACGAG ACAAACCCGGCAAGTGCCCGAAGGTGCGGCCGCGGCGGCCACCGGAGTCGTGCGCGGAGCAGGACTCCTGCAGCCACGACAGGGACTGTCCCCGGCAGGAGAAGTGCTGCTTCTCCGGCTGTGCCATGCGCTGCGCTCGTCCTGCCAGAG ATCACCCCGGGGAGTGtcccccggcacagccctgctgggacCCCCGGCGCAGGCACAGGAGCCGATGCCTGGACGACAGCGTCTGCCGGCGAGAGGAAAAGTGCTGCGACACCGGCTGCGGCTGGGACTGCGTGGCCATGCCCAGAG AGagcgggggcggggccagcaGCTGGTGTGTGCAGGAGTGCGAGGCCGACGCGCAGTGTCCCCGGGGACAGAGGTGCACCAGCACCGGCTGCGGCCGCGTCTGCATGGAAATTCCCGGAG GTAGAGTGGGAGTGTGCCCCATCCCCAGGGAGGGGGGAACGTGCCTGGACCTGTGCAGCTTTGACGAAGAGTGTCCCTGGGGCCACAAGTGCTGCAGCAACGGCTGTGGCCATGTCTGCACAGCAGCCTCTCTGCAAG AATATGATGCCACAGTTGTGCCACAGCATGGTGCCAAGCAGTGCACAGAGGAGTGCGAGGCTGACTCGCAgtgtccctggggacagaggtgcacCCGCACCAGCTGCGGCCGCGTATGCACGGACACCCCTGGAG GCAGAGAAGGAGCGtgccctgtccccaggggcCGTGGGACATGTGTGGAGCTGTGCAGCCTCGACGAGGAGTGTCCCTGGGGCCACAAGTGCTGCAGCAACGGCTGCGGCCACATCTGCACACGGGTGCTTGGTG ATCCTGCGTgacagaagagcagcagcttgGTGGCAGGCAGACACTTTCGTTGGGGGACTAAGGGTGGTCACAGGTCCCAGCTGGCCTGTCCCCTCCCTACCACCTCCAGCAATAAAGCACACACATGGCTGCCTCCAGCCACTCCTCATTCTCAGCAGTACCAGGCCGGCACCACCAGGCCCTGGGACAGGCCCTTGTGTtcctggagcagccccagcagcacctggggCTCACTGGGGAAGGGATGATCCCACCAGGGGTGGTGTTACAGGGCCACTGATGAGGtgcaggcacagccctggggcaggCTGTGGGACGGGTACCACCCCAGGCAACCACTGA
- the LOC110355730 gene encoding multiple epidermal growth factor-like domains protein 6 isoform X1, protein MHIIPSSTMRPGVFLLLGLLVLRADLGTAPEETGGQPHKPGRCPRDFTRCLRLEPPLCANDSSCPGWHKCCPRECRLRCTPPAEEKPGTCPAAAPEGLFYPCAFPCLEDRDCLGAQKCCPLRCGVACLEPLQERPKPGECPAAQSGPSGTCRERCRGDSDCPDAQKCCNSSCGHQCLPPAPVVKPGTCPASPAPDTDRPCRDACAHDSDCPGSAKCCPLACGLACLPPSHEDASPAPATPQPLHQWRCHQDQDCPPPEVCCHQRCSAECHTHGRGVPTADPAWQEGTNCWSDGDCGDGETCCGGRCAGLCSAEHQGKAGFCPAHAGLFPTYDCRAWCRRDAECPGEQKCCLRGCDYVCLSPSQEKPGICPPAEETPTAAAPCGPSCAGDGQCPGAQKCCSSRCGHECLAPERGEGTVTGTAVPHTAGRAGKPPVGHCPGWGCRRAGAQSGWVPAARGVPLPAPAAPSRPFQTNPASARRCGRGGHRSRARSRTPAATTGTVPGRRSAASPAVPCAALVLPEITPGSVPRHSPAGTPGAGTGADAWTTASAGERKSAATPAAAGTAWPCPERAGAGPAAGVCRSARPTRSVPGDRGAPAPAAAASAWKFPEVEWECAPSPGRGERAWTCAALTKSVPGATSAAATAVAMSAQQPLCKNMMPQLCHSMVPSSAQRSARLTRSVPGDRGAPAPAAAAYARTPLEAEKERALSPGAVGHVWSCAASTRSVPGATSAAATAAATSAHGCLVILRDRRAAAWWQADTFVGGLRVVTGPSWPVPSLPPPAIKHTHGCLQPLLILSSTRPAPPGPGTGPCVPGAAPAAPGAHWGRDDPTRGGVTGPLMRCRHSPGAGCGTGTTPGNH, encoded by the exons ATGCACAtcatccccagcagcaccatgagGCCGGGGGTTTTCctcctcctggggctcctcGTCCTCAGGGCAGATCTGGGCACTGCACCAGAGGAGACAGGCG ggcaacCGCACAAGCCGGGAAGGTGCCCACGGGATTTCACACGCTGCTTGCGCCTGGAACCCCCACTCTGTGCCAACGACTCCAGCTGCCCCGGCTGGCACAAGTGCTGCCCCCGGGAGTGCCGGCTCCGCTGCACCCCCCCAGCAGAAG AGAAACCCGGCACCTGCCCGGCAGCGGCCCCCGAGGGACTGTTCTACCCTTGCGCCTTCCCCTGCCTGGAGGACAGGGACTGCCTGGGAGCGCAGAAGTGCTGCCCGCTGCGCTGCGGCGTCGCCTGCCTGGAGCCGCTGCAGG AACGACCCAAACCCGGGGAGTGCCCTGCGGCGCAGTCGGGGCCGTCGGGGACGTGCCGGGAGCGGTGCCGAGGCGACAGCGACTGTCCCGACGCGCAGAAATgctgcaacagcagctgtggCCACCAGTGTCTGCCACCAGCCCCGGTCG TGAAACCCGGCAcctgccccgccagccccgcaccGGACACCGACCGGCCGTGCCGGGATGCCTGCGCCCACGACAGCGACTGCCCCGGCAGTGCCAAGTGCTGCCCCCTCGCCTGCGGGCTCGCCTGCCTGCCCCCTTCGCACG AGGACGCCAGCCCTGCCCCGGCCACTCCGCAGCCGCTCCACCAGTGGAGGTGCCATCAGGACCAGGACTGTCCCCCGCCTGAGGTGTGCTGTCACCAGCGGTGCAGCGCGGAGTGTCACACACATGGACGAG GGGTCCCCACGGCCGACCCAGCCTGGCAGGAGGGGACAAATTGCTGGAGCGACGGCGACTGCGGCGATGGGGAGACGTGCTGCGGCGGCCGGTGCGCGGGGTTGTGCAGCGCTGAACACCAAG GGAAGGCCGGCTTCTGCCCGGCCCACGCCGGGCTGTTCCCCACCTACGACTGCAGAGCCTGGTGTCGGCGCGATGCCGAGTGCCCCGGCGAGCAGAAGTGCTGCCTGCGCGGCTGCGACTACGTCTGCCTGTCCCCGTCCCAAG aGAAACCGGGCATCTGTCCCCCGGCCGAGGAGACACCGACCGCCGCGGCCCCGTGCGGCCCCTCCTGCGCTGGGGACGGGCAGTGTCCGGGCGCTCAgaagtgctgcagcagcaggtgcgGTCACGAGTGCTTGGCCCCCGAACGAGGTGAGGGGACAGTCACTGGGACAGCGGTGCCACACACGGCCGGGCGCGCTGGCAAACCTCCCGTGGGGCATTGCCCGGGGTGGGGCTGCCGCCGGGCGGGTGCTCAGTCAGGGTGGGTGCCCGCAGCGCGAGGGGTGCCTCTccctgcccctgctgccccttCCCGCCCCTTTCAGACAAACCCGGCAAGTGCCCGAAGGTGCGGCCGCGGCGGCCACCGGAGTCGTGCGCGGAGCAGGACTCCTGCAGCCACGACAGGGACTGTCCCCGGCAGGAGAAGTGCTGCTTCTCCGGCTGTGCCATGCGCTGCGCTCGTCCTGCCAGAG ATCACCCCGGGGAGTGtcccccggcacagccctgctgggacCCCCGGCGCAGGCACAGGAGCCGATGCCTGGACGACAGCGTCTGCCGGCGAGAGGAAAAGTGCTGCGACACCGGCTGCGGCTGGGACTGCGTGGCCATGCCCAGAG AGagcgggggcggggccagcaGCTGGTGTGTGCAGGAGTGCGAGGCCGACGCGCAGTGTCCCCGGGGACAGAGGTGCACCAGCACCGGCTGCGGCCGCGTCTGCATGGAAATTCCCGGAG GTAGAGTGGGAGTGTGCCCCATCCCCAGGGAGGGGGGAACGTGCCTGGACCTGTGCAGCTTTGACGAAGAGTGTCCCTGGGGCCACAAGTGCTGCAGCAACGGCTGTGGCCATGTCTGCACAGCAGCCTCTCTGCAAG AATATGATGCCACAGTTGTGCCACAGCATGGTGCCAAGCAGTGCACAGAGGAGTGCGAGGCTGACTCGCAgtgtccctggggacagaggtgcacCCGCACCAGCTGCGGCCGCGTATGCACGGACACCCCTGGAG GCAGAGAAGGAGCGtgccctgtccccaggggcCGTGGGACATGTGTGGAGCTGTGCAGCCTCGACGAGGAGTGTCCCTGGGGCCACAAGTGCTGCAGCAACGGCTGCGGCCACATCTGCACACGGGTGCTTGGTG ATCCTGCGTgacagaagagcagcagcttgGTGGCAGGCAGACACTTTCGTTGGGGGACTAAGGGTGGTCACAGGTCCCAGCTGGCCTGTCCCCTCCCTACCACCTCCAGCAATAAAGCACACACATGGCTGCCTCCAGCCACTCCTCATTCTCAGCAGTACCAGGCCGGCACCACCAGGCCCTGGGACAGGCCCTTGTGTtcctggagcagccccagcagcacctggggCTCACTGGGGAAGGGATGATCCCACCAGGGGTGGTGTTACAGGGCCACTGATGAGGtgcaggcacagccctggggcaggCTGTGGGACGGGTACCACCCCAGGCAACCACTGA
- the LOC110355730 gene encoding multiple epidermal growth factor-like domains protein 6 isoform X4 yields the protein MHIIPSSTMRPGVFLLLGLLVLRADLGTAPEETGGQPHKPGRCPRDFTRCLRLEPPLCANDSSCPGWHKCCPRECRLRCTPPAEEKPGTCPAAAPEGLFYPCAFPCLEDRDCLGAQKCCPLRCGVACLEPLQERPKPGECPAAQSGPSGTCRERCRGDSDCPDAQKCCNSSCGHQCLPPAPVVKPGTCPASPAPDTDRPCRDACAHDSDCPGSAKCCPLACGLACLPPSHEDASPAPATPQPLHQWRCHQDQDCPPPEVCCHQRCSAECHTHGRGVPTADPAWQEGTNCWSDGDCGDGETCCGGRCAGLCSAEHQGKAGFCPAHAGLFPTYDCRAWCRRDAECPGEQKCCLRGCDYVCLSPSQEKPGICPPAEETPTAAAPCGPSCAGDGQCPGAQKCCSSRCGHECLAPERDKPGKCPKVRPRRPPESCAEQDSCSHDRDCPRQEKCCFSGCAMRCARPARDHPGECPPAQPCWDPRRRHRSRCLDDSVCRREEKCCDTGCGWDCVAMPRESGGGASSWCVQECEADAQCPRGQRCTSTGCGRVCMEIPGGRVGVCPIPREGGTCLDLCSFDEECPWGHKCCSNGCGHVCTAASLQEYDATVVPQHGAKQCTEECEADSQCPWGQRCTRTSCGRVCTDTPGVGCSVLQAEKERALSPGAVGHVWSCAASTRSVPGATSAAATAAATSAHGCLVILRDRRAAAWWQADTFVGGLRVVTGPSWPVPSLPPPAIKHTHGCLQPLLILSSTRPAPPGPGTGPCVPGAAPAAPGAHWGRDDPTRGGVTGPLMRCRHSPGAGCGTGTTPGNH from the exons ATGCACAtcatccccagcagcaccatgagGCCGGGGGTTTTCctcctcctggggctcctcGTCCTCAGGGCAGATCTGGGCACTGCACCAGAGGAGACAGGCG ggcaacCGCACAAGCCGGGAAGGTGCCCACGGGATTTCACACGCTGCTTGCGCCTGGAACCCCCACTCTGTGCCAACGACTCCAGCTGCCCCGGCTGGCACAAGTGCTGCCCCCGGGAGTGCCGGCTCCGCTGCACCCCCCCAGCAGAAG AGAAACCCGGCACCTGCCCGGCAGCGGCCCCCGAGGGACTGTTCTACCCTTGCGCCTTCCCCTGCCTGGAGGACAGGGACTGCCTGGGAGCGCAGAAGTGCTGCCCGCTGCGCTGCGGCGTCGCCTGCCTGGAGCCGCTGCAGG AACGACCCAAACCCGGGGAGTGCCCTGCGGCGCAGTCGGGGCCGTCGGGGACGTGCCGGGAGCGGTGCCGAGGCGACAGCGACTGTCCCGACGCGCAGAAATgctgcaacagcagctgtggCCACCAGTGTCTGCCACCAGCCCCGGTCG TGAAACCCGGCAcctgccccgccagccccgcaccGGACACCGACCGGCCGTGCCGGGATGCCTGCGCCCACGACAGCGACTGCCCCGGCAGTGCCAAGTGCTGCCCCCTCGCCTGCGGGCTCGCCTGCCTGCCCCCTTCGCACG AGGACGCCAGCCCTGCCCCGGCCACTCCGCAGCCGCTCCACCAGTGGAGGTGCCATCAGGACCAGGACTGTCCCCCGCCTGAGGTGTGCTGTCACCAGCGGTGCAGCGCGGAGTGTCACACACATGGACGAG GGGTCCCCACGGCCGACCCAGCCTGGCAGGAGGGGACAAATTGCTGGAGCGACGGCGACTGCGGCGATGGGGAGACGTGCTGCGGCGGCCGGTGCGCGGGGTTGTGCAGCGCTGAACACCAAG GGAAGGCCGGCTTCTGCCCGGCCCACGCCGGGCTGTTCCCCACCTACGACTGCAGAGCCTGGTGTCGGCGCGATGCCGAGTGCCCCGGCGAGCAGAAGTGCTGCCTGCGCGGCTGCGACTACGTCTGCCTGTCCCCGTCCCAAG aGAAACCGGGCATCTGTCCCCCGGCCGAGGAGACACCGACCGCCGCGGCCCCGTGCGGCCCCTCCTGCGCTGGGGACGGGCAGTGTCCGGGCGCTCAgaagtgctgcagcagcaggtgcgGTCACGAGTGCTTGGCCCCCGAACGAG ACAAACCCGGCAAGTGCCCGAAGGTGCGGCCGCGGCGGCCACCGGAGTCGTGCGCGGAGCAGGACTCCTGCAGCCACGACAGGGACTGTCCCCGGCAGGAGAAGTGCTGCTTCTCCGGCTGTGCCATGCGCTGCGCTCGTCCTGCCAGAG ATCACCCCGGGGAGTGtcccccggcacagccctgctgggacCCCCGGCGCAGGCACAGGAGCCGATGCCTGGACGACAGCGTCTGCCGGCGAGAGGAAAAGTGCTGCGACACCGGCTGCGGCTGGGACTGCGTGGCCATGCCCAGAG AGagcgggggcggggccagcaGCTGGTGTGTGCAGGAGTGCGAGGCCGACGCGCAGTGTCCCCGGGGACAGAGGTGCACCAGCACCGGCTGCGGCCGCGTCTGCATGGAAATTCCCGGAG GTAGAGTGGGAGTGTGCCCCATCCCCAGGGAGGGGGGAACGTGCCTGGACCTGTGCAGCTTTGACGAAGAGTGTCCCTGGGGCCACAAGTGCTGCAGCAACGGCTGTGGCCATGTCTGCACAGCAGCCTCTCTGCAAG AATATGATGCCACAGTTGTGCCACAGCATGGTGCCAAGCAGTGCACAGAGGAGTGCGAGGCTGACTCGCAgtgtccctggggacagaggtgcacCCGCACCAGCTGCGGCCGCGTATGCACGGACACCCCTGGAG TGGGGTGCTCTGTCTTGCAGGCAGAGAAGGAGCGtgccctgtccccaggggcCGTGGGACATGTGTGGAGCTGTGCAGCCTCGACGAGGAGTGTCCCTGGGGCCACAAGTGCTGCAGCAACGGCTGCGGCCACATCTGCACACGGGTGCTTGGTG ATCCTGCGTgacagaagagcagcagcttgGTGGCAGGCAGACACTTTCGTTGGGGGACTAAGGGTGGTCACAGGTCCCAGCTGGCCTGTCCCCTCCCTACCACCTCCAGCAATAAAGCACACACATGGCTGCCTCCAGCCACTCCTCATTCTCAGCAGTACCAGGCCGGCACCACCAGGCCCTGGGACAGGCCCTTGTGTtcctggagcagccccagcagcacctggggCTCACTGGGGAAGGGATGATCCCACCAGGGGTGGTGTTACAGGGCCACTGATGAGGtgcaggcacagccctggggcaggCTGTGGGACGGGTACCACCCCAGGCAACCACTGA